One window from the genome of Candidatus Sulfotelmatobacter sp. encodes:
- a CDS encoding fibronectin type III domain-containing protein → MNPIERERLAREMGEEDSMRARFGFIVAIVAGLLGAASPSQAQSPWNSVTLTWTTPGDDSLLGTASQFDLRYSTSPITAANFNSAARFTGMPAPAAPGTSQSVVVTGLNPGTTYYFNLKTADDVPNWSLVSNPVSKTTAAAPDTIRPFAIANLGVSSVTDTTATLSWTATGDDSLTGTATSYDIRYSTSPITAANFASATTTTGEPAPTAAGTTQTFTVRGLSRERAYYFAMKVTDDSNNPSAISNVANASTTDTMPPARIANLAVGFFWLAWHTVDRAERAPEVGR, encoded by the coding sequence TTGAACCCCATCGAGCGCGAACGACTCGCGCGAGAGATGGGCGAGGAGGACTCGATGCGGGCCCGCTTCGGTTTCATCGTCGCAATCGTCGCAGGTCTGCTGGGGGCCGCATCGCCCTCGCAGGCTCAGTCGCCCTGGAACAGCGTGACGCTCACCTGGACCACGCCCGGAGACGACAGTTTGCTCGGCACCGCGTCCCAATTCGATCTGCGCTATTCGACCTCGCCGATCACCGCGGCGAATTTCAATTCCGCGGCGCGCTTCACCGGCATGCCCGCGCCAGCCGCGCCGGGCACGAGCCAGAGCGTGGTCGTGACCGGTCTCAATCCCGGCACCACCTACTACTTCAATCTCAAGACCGCCGACGACGTTCCCAACTGGTCGCTGGTCTCGAATCCGGTGTCGAAGACCACGGCGGCGGCACCCGACACCATCCGACCGTTCGCGATCGCGAATCTCGGCGTCTCGTCGGTCACCGACACCACCGCGACGCTGAGCTGGACCGCGACCGGCGACGACAGCCTGACCGGCACCGCCACCAGCTACGACATCCGCTACTCGACCTCGCCCATCACCGCCGCCAATTTCGCCTCGGCGACGACGACCACCGGCGAGCCTGCTCCGACCGCGGCCGGCACCACCCAGACCTTCACGGTTCGGGGCTTGAGCCGCGAACGCGCGTACTACTTCGCCATGAAGGTCACCGACGACTCGAACAATCCGTCGGCGATCTCGAACGTGGCGAACGCTTCCACCACCGACACCATGCCTCCGGCGCGGATCGCCAATCTGGCGGTGGGCTTCTTCTGGTTGGCCTGGCACACCGTCGACCGCGCCGAACGCGCGCCCGAGGTTGGTCGCTGA
- a CDS encoding fibronectin type III domain-containing protein, which translates to MTIGSFAPRRRRRIDVRIWLAALVGAALVLLAPLLARAQGAGADSVTLQWTAPGDDGSIGTATLYHMKMSTSTITSGNWASATDVSGLPSPLVSGTRQSVVVRGLSSGTTYYFAIRAEDDAGNLAPISNVVQWNWVYDTAPPAAPSGVSAAKAGANVQVSWSANSEPDLQGYSVYRATASSGPYSKISSSVLTGLSYVDTAVPAGVSSVWYEVTATDNSDNESARSAAAQVQLSSAPPPTVTDALSAAYPNPSKRGDAVCLPITSAGSGDGMFIDIISSGGFRVRRLDVASAPRCTDGSVRWDGHNDAGVEVAPGVYRAWLIAGDRKSAIKLVRQP; encoded by the coding sequence ATGACGATCGGCTCGTTCGCTCCCCGCCGGCGCCGCCGGATCGACGTGCGGATCTGGCTGGCCGCGCTGGTCGGCGCGGCGCTGGTGCTGCTCGCGCCGCTGCTGGCACGCGCGCAGGGCGCCGGAGCGGACAGCGTGACGCTGCAGTGGACCGCGCCCGGCGACGACGGTTCGATCGGCACCGCCACGCTCTATCACATGAAGATGTCGACCTCGACCATCACCAGCGGCAACTGGGCGAGCGCGACCGACGTTTCCGGGCTACCCTCGCCGCTGGTTTCCGGCACGCGCCAGAGCGTGGTGGTGCGCGGGCTCAGCAGCGGTACCACCTACTACTTCGCGATCCGCGCCGAGGACGACGCCGGCAATCTGGCGCCGATCTCGAACGTGGTGCAGTGGAACTGGGTCTACGACACGGCACCGCCCGCGGCGCCTTCGGGCGTCAGTGCGGCAAAGGCCGGCGCCAATGTGCAGGTCTCGTGGAGCGCGAACTCCGAGCCCGACCTGCAGGGCTATTCGGTATATCGCGCCACCGCTTCGAGCGGCCCCTACAGCAAGATCAGTTCGTCGGTACTGACCGGGCTCAGCTACGTGGACACCGCGGTGCCCGCCGGCGTCTCGAGTGTCTGGTACGAGGTCACGGCCACCGACAACAGCGACAACGAGAGCGCGCGCAGCGCCGCGGCCCAGGTGCAGCTGTCGAGCGCGCCGCCGCCGACGGTCACCGACGCGTTGTCGGCCGCCTATCCGAATCCCAGCAAGCGTGGCGACGCGGTGTGCCTGCCGATCACGAGCGCGGGCAGCGGCGACGGCATGTTCATCGACATCATCAGCAGCGGCGGATTCCGCGTGCGCCGGCTCGACGTGGCGAGCGCGCCGCGCTGCACGGACGGCAGCGTGCGCTGGGACGGCCACAACGACGCAGGCGTCGAAGTGGCGCCCGGCGTGTATCGCGCCTGGCTGATCGCGGGCGACCGCAAGAGCGCCATCAAGCTGGTACGCCAGCCGTGA